Proteins encoded together in one Bacteroidia bacterium window:
- a CDS encoding molybdenum cofactor guanylyltransferase gives MPIFPQITLAILAGGKSSRIGGRNKALLEIDGITFIQRIHQKLSPVFNNVIVVSNELTDFGIENIVVYSDIIKGIGPLGGIHSALENSIEPAIFVVSCDMPFVDSEIAVDMTNEFLKNQPDILVPLIGTYEEPLFALYSKSLVGQIESMVSSTNGRPVTDLFLISKTNFYEIPENPTTKKCFTNINSFDDFKDLLFHL, from the coding sequence ATGCCCATTTTTCCACAAATAACACTGGCAATACTTGCTGGAGGGAAGTCCTCAAGAATAGGCGGTAGGAATAAAGCTCTACTTGAGATCGATGGAATTACTTTTATTCAGAGAATTCACCAAAAATTAAGCCCTGTTTTTAACAATGTTATTGTGGTTTCTAATGAATTAACCGATTTTGGAATTGAAAATATTGTAGTTTACTCTGATATTATCAAGGGAATAGGACCTCTTGGCGGAATACACAGCGCATTAGAAAACTCAATAGAACCTGCAATTTTTGTTGTTTCCTGTGATATGCCATTTGTGGATTCAGAAATTGCAGTTGATATGACAAACGAATTTCTTAAAAATCAGCCAGACATCCTTGTTCCATTAATTGGCACTTATGAAGAACCTCTTTTTGCTTTGTACTCAAAATCATTAGTAGGACAAATAGAATCAATGGTGAGTTCGACCAATGGGCGACCCGTTACGGATTTATTTTTAATTTCAAAAACTAATTTCTACGAAATTCCCGAAAACCCTACAACCAAAAAATGTTTTACAAACATTAACTCATTTGATGATTTTAAGGATTTGTTATTTCATTTGTGA
- a CDS encoding threonylcarbamoyl-AMP synthase codes for MLIKIYPQNPNPREISRVVGVLRNGGIIIYPTDTVYGLGCDITNQKAVEKIIRLKGLKTKEAHFSFICSDLGHIADFAKVDNPTFKLMKKNLPGPFTFILPGLNKVPDYFISKRKTVGIRIPSNNIPIEIVKELGNPILTTSIKDDDDVVEYTTDPELIHERYQNLVDIVIDGGYGDNTPSTVVDCTSDEPEIVREGKGELIF; via the coding sequence ATGCTAATAAAAATCTACCCACAAAATCCTAACCCACGTGAAATATCCCGTGTGGTTGGGGTTTTGCGCAATGGGGGAATTATCATTTACCCTACCGATACCGTTTATGGTTTAGGGTGCGATATTACTAATCAAAAGGCTGTTGAAAAGATAATCAGATTAAAGGGTTTAAAAACCAAAGAAGCTCACTTTTCTTTCATCTGCTCTGACCTTGGGCACATTGCTGATTTTGCAAAGGTTGATAACCCTACCTTTAAATTGATGAAAAAAAATCTCCCAGGGCCTTTTACGTTTATTCTACCTGGATTAAACAAAGTTCCTGACTACTTTATCAGCAAGAGAAAAACTGTAGGCATTAGAATTCCCAGTAATAATATACCGATTGAGATTGTAAAAGAGCTAGGTAATCCAATTCTAACCACTTCAATTAAGGACGATGATGATGTTGTAGAGTATACAACTGATCCTGAGTTAATTCATGAACGATATCAGAATTTGGTTGATATTGTTATTGATGGTGGCTATGGCGATAACACCCCATCTACAGTCGTCGACTGTACATCCGATGAGCCTGAAATAGTAAGAGAAGGTAAGGGTGAATTGATATTCTAA